Proteins encoded in a region of the Vitis riparia cultivar Riparia Gloire de Montpellier isolate 1030 chromosome 7, EGFV_Vit.rip_1.0, whole genome shotgun sequence genome:
- the LOC117917767 gene encoding cytokinin dehydrogenase 3-like — MARSCPISTSFIIIIVLSHFTSSIGLRPWPDVLPNELQSLDIASRLRVDPDATRMTSRDFGKLVHPPNPAAVLYPSSIEDIASLVKFSYNRSFPFSIAARGQGHSLRGQAMAPHGVVVEMRSLNNCSRGSGIRVTKNPISGSYADAGGEQLWIDVLQATLKHGLAPVSWTDYLNLTIGGTLSNAGISGQTFRHGPQISNVYEMDVLTGKGELVTCSKDTNSELFFAVLGGLGQFGIIIRARIALKPAPKRVKWIQMLYDDFSTFSRDQEHLISINGLDYLEGSLLMQNSSPNNWRSSFSPSEYPRISSLISKNGIIYCLEVVKYYDELTSHTVDEELQDLLKGLNFLSGFVFTKDVSLVDFLNRVHSEELNLRAKGLWDVPHPWLNLFVPGSRISDFNSGVFRDILPKINQTTGTFLVYPMIRNKWDDRTSAVIPDEDIFYTVGLLHSSGADDWEPLENQNKEILQFCDKAGIKIKRYLSRYTTKEDWMNHFGPKWRTFEDRKAQFDPKLILSPGQQIFNSI, encoded by the exons ATATTGCGTCCCGACTCAGGGTGGATCCCGATGCCACTAGAATGACCTCTAGGGATTTTGGCAAACTTGTTCATCCGCCAAATCCAGCTGCAGTTCTTTATCCTTCTTCCATAGAAGATATTGCATCTCTAGTCAAGTTCTCTTATAATCGTTCCTTTCCTTTTAGCATAGCCGCCAGGGGCCAAGGCCATTCCCTCCGCGGACAAGCCATGGCTCCTCATGGGGTTGTGGTGGAGATGAGATCGTTAAATAACTGCAGCCGTGGAAGCGGAATTAGGGTTACCAAGAATCCGATATCGGGTTCCTATGCTGATGCTGGGGGTGAGCAGCTATGGATTGATGTGCTGCAAGCTACGCTCAAACATGGACTTGCACCAGTGTCGTGGACTGACTATTTGAACCTAACAATTGGTGGTACACTCTCTAATGCCGGAATTAGCGGCCAGACATTCCGCCATGGTCCTCAGATCAGCAACGTCTATGAAATGGATGTTCTTACTG GTAAAGGGGAACTTGTGACTTGTTCCAAAGACACAAACTCCGAGCTGTTTTTTGCGGTTTTAGGAGGTCTCGGGCAGTTTGGGATTATAATAAGAGCAAGGATCGCTCTAAAACCGGCACCAAAAAGA GTAAAATGGATACAGATGCTTTACGATGACTTCTCCACATTTTCTAGAGACCAAGAACATTTGATTTCAATCAATGGACTGGACTATTTGGAAGGTTCACTCTTGATGCAAAATAGTTCTCCTAATAACTGGAGATCCTCTTTCTCACCCTCTGAATACCCGAGAATATCTTCACTAATATCCAAGAATGGCATCATCTACTGCCTTGAAGTGGTCAAGTATTACGATGAACTCACAAGCCATACAGTTGATGAG GAACTCCAGGATCTGCTTAAAGGCTTGAATTTCCTTTCTGGTTTTGTTTTCACAAAAGATGTCTCCTTAGTAGATTTTCTAAACCGAGTTCATAGCGAAGAGCTAAATCTTCGAGCAAAAGGACTGTGGGATGTTCCTCATCCATGGCTGAATCTCTTTGTTCCGGGATCCCGTATCTCAGACTTCAACTCAGGTGTCTTCAGGGACATTCTCCCCAAAATAAACCAGACCACTGGAACATTCCTCGTCTACCCAATGATCCGAAACAA GTGGGATGATAGGACGTCTGCAGTGATACCAGATGAAGATATATTCTACACTGTAGGATTGTTGCATTCAAGTGGGGCTGATGACTGGGAACCCTTGGagaatcaaaacaaagaaatactCCAGTTTTGTGATAAAGCGGGTATCAAGATTAAGCGGTACCTTTCCCGCTACACAACCAAGGAAGATTGGATGAATCATTTCGGCCCGAAATGGAGGACCTTTGAAGACAGGAAAGCTCAGTTTGATCCGAAACTGATATTATCACCTGGACAGCAAATTTTCAATTCCATTTAA